In one Magallana gigas chromosome 7, xbMagGiga1.1, whole genome shotgun sequence genomic region, the following are encoded:
- the LOC105335099 gene encoding uncharacterized protein isoform X4: protein MFYLSDESYKYPKCMDIDPIGRCYLAESSCKLATTTSSDITSISRAAENSSSPTSTDDVVVIAISTSVGFLVLTCIVVAIIYKRRDICCKRKACVTDIDFDHKDKDPLLPRSEIAEIESQGLNYLLHEFPSDKKPKLIAKILNVPPEILSWSMERRQQFVESMNKGSVNEYSGRGIVIGTADTGKINLVEKLKRKSNLRTESTRGIKIYSHEFMLDAKECTIIVANDKERGEKPDGNEPSLTSFDKMELKDVQTGEHLIAKQTNLDTEPPVSNSRDPSDVVLKVNKSQILQPLGDICCCVRSKNKTGMKRLNLLDFDGKNACHRIFFSSRAFYIVLIDISKGLDRPMDEGFYSDWTYADYIRYWLRFIHTYGSVSAPVIFVASHLGGREADKDKTVLLKYFEEISDTLPETLVKHLDKNRAFLVEKTSDKNLKDLKKCIASTLKLQDHWGKGIPKSWTKVESVLKLKRRSFKMCSISSILEDLQRIDDQLINNIGELVTVLMYFHDTGVILFQKDLEEIILDVQWFADAYKSIVVNDKHSLEQFKELNGSGLLSSQLLNDLWSNSDLTFHENRDKLVKHMVKLDMIAELNSTLWYVPCMNKQQYTKSILENCTVSSTLCFVFEFLPIDIFHCLVASCINKHNMTLWQSEEKYCVYDNVTLLECKNTTLTVLIGIRRGKENADEEYPHSIEIQAININDRVGTIDSSLWSGMKQIICEVLSDLTQTFQTDKEPFHLGYRCVRTPYDDFPKDHIILEKDISTDRGVKCSKCDQNPEIEVDSLIGHRKSNAYGMEQIHKDALRRTRVALVETLDVDIIYDELLGKDIFTPTMMEYIKNERTRIEKVRRLLDDLIRRGSNAYHDFLEVLRETGYKHLAKKIVENEDILRKENASKQARAEIHTSFNLIFDKSKSNTPVLSPLVPSGISNSNPTSLESFDPSSTSKLSSESVPPPIRAESSTVEPHPGVLVVHEIESDN from the exons ATGTTCTATCTCAGTGATGAAAGTTATAAAT ACCCAAAATGTATGGATATTGATCCGATTGGTCGCTGCTACCTCGCCGAGTCATCTTGCAAACTGGCAACAAC GACTTCAAGTGATATAACATCTATTTCGAGAGCAGCTGAAAATAGTTCATCTCCAACAAGTACCGATGATGTAGTAGTTATAGCTATATCGACAAGTGTAGGATTTCTGGTACTCACTTGTATAGTAGTAGCTATTATTTACAAACGGAGGGACATTTGTTGTAAACGCAAAG CATGTGTTACAGACATTGATTTTGACCATAAAGATAAAGATCCTCTGTTGCCGAGGTCAG aaattgctgAAATTGAAAGTCAAGGACTAAACTATCTTTTACACGAGTTCCCGAGCGACAAAAAACCTAAacttattgcaaaaatat TAAATGTACCTCCTGAAATTTTAAGTTGGAGTATGGAGAGGAGACAACAATTTGTAGAGAGCATGAATAAGGgaagtgtaaatgaatatagtGGAAGAGGAATTGTGATTGGGACTGCTGACACAGGAAAGATAAATCTTGTTGAAAAACTTAAGAGAAAAAGTAATCTAAGGACGGAGTCAACAAGAGGAATCAAAATTTATTCCCATGAATTTATGCTGGACGCAAAGGAGTGCACAATTATAG TGGCAAATGACAAAGAAAGGGGGGAAAAGCCCGATGGAAATGAACCCAGTCTAACTTCTTTTGACAAAATGGAACTCAAAGACGTACAGACAGGAGAACATCTTATTGCAAAACAGACAAATTTAGATACTGAGCCACCTGTCAGTAACTCAAGAGACCCCTCTGATGTAGTGCTTAAAGTCAACAAAAGTCAGATATTGCAACCATTGGGTGATATCTGTTGTTGTGTACGTTCAAAGAACAAAACCGGAATGAAAAGGTTAAATCTTCTGGATTTCGATGGAAAAAATGCATGTCATCGCATTTTCTTTAGTTCTCGGGCGTTTTATATCGTTTTGATTGACATCTCAAAAGGCTTAGACAGACCAATGGACGAGGGATTTTACAGTGACTGGACGTACGCAG ATTATATAAGGTACTGGCTCAGATTCATTCATACCTACGGTTCAGTGTCCGCACCCGTTATTTTTGTAGCCTCACACCTTGGAGGCAGAGAAGCAGATAAAGATAAGACG gttCTTTTGAAGTATTTTGAGGAAATTTCTGATACTCTTCCGGAAACATTAGTAAAACACCTTGATAAAAACCGAGCATTTTTGGTGGAGAAAACGTCCGACAAGAACCTGAAAGATCTCAAAAAGTGCATTGCATCAACATTGAAATTACAGGATCACTGGGGTAAAGGTATTCCAAAATCCTGGACTAAGGTTGAGTCTGTATTAAAATTGAAGAGAAGGTCTTTCAAAATGTGTAGCATTTCAAGTATTCTCGAGGATCTTCAGAGGATAGATGACCAGCTTATAAACAATATTGGCGAATTAGTTACAGTCCTTATGTATTTTCATGATACGGgagtaattttatttcaaaaagatttagaagaaataattcttgatgTGCAATGGTTTGCTGATGCCTATAAAAGCATTGTTGTGAATGACAAACATAGTCTGGAACAATTCAAAGAATTAAATGGCTCTGGTTTGTTATCTAGTCAATTACTTAATGATTTGTGGAGTAACAGCGATCTTACATTCCACGAAAACCGAGATAAACTTGTTAAACACATGGTTAAACTAGATATGATAGCAGAACTAAATTCAACACTATGGTATGTTCCATGCATGAACAAGCAACAGTACACAAAGAGCATTCTAGAAAACTGTACTGTTTCATCTACATTATgttttgtgtttgaatttttaccGATTGATATTTTCCATTGCCTTGTTGCTTCATGCATCAACAAACATAATATGACATTATGGCAAAGTGAAGAAAAGTATTGCGTATATGACAATGTAACATTACTGGAATGTAAGAACACGACACTAACAGTGCTTATCGGTATTCGACGTGGAAAGGAGAACGCAGATGAAGAATATCCTCATTCAATTGAAATTCAAGCCATTAATATAAATGATCGTGTAGGAACAATTGACAGTTCTTTGTGGTCAGGTatgaaacaaatcatatgtGAGGTTCTATCCGATCTGACCCAGACTTTTCAAACAGACAAAGAACCATTTCATCTTGGATACAGATGTGTAAGAACACCATACGATGATTTTCCAAAGGATCATATCATATTAGAGAAGGATATATCAACTGATCGTGGGGTTAAATGCTCAAAATGTGACCAAAATCCTGAGATAGAAGTGGACTCTTTAATCGGTCATAGGAAG AGTAATGCCTATGGCATGGAACAAATACACAAAGATGCCCTGCGCCGTACACGGGTGGCGCTTGTTGAAACCTTGGACGTGGATATCATTTATGACGAGCTTTTAGGCAAGGATATTTTCACTCCTACTATGATGGAGTATATAAAG AATGAACGAACGCGCATTGAAAAAGTTCGCCGCCTTTTGGATGACTTAATTAGAAGAGGATCGAACGCTTACCACGACTTTCTTGAGGTTCTTAGGGAAACTGGGTACAAACACCTGGCAAAAAAAATCGTGGAAAATGAGGATATTCTTCGCAAAGAAAACGCTTCCAAACAAGCTAGAGCAGAAATTCATACctcttttaatttgatttttgataaatcaaAAAGTAACACTCCCGTACTATCTCCTTTAGTACCGAGTggaatttcaaattcaaatccTACTTCGTTGGAATCATTTGACCCCAGTTCAACATCTAAATTATCGTCAGAATCCGTTCCCCCACCGATTAGAGCAGAGTCGTCTACTGTCGAACCTCACCCAGGTGTTTTGGTTGTTCATGAAATAG aatcagATAATTAA